The nucleotide window TCCCAATGTCCATGCCACGGTAGAGCAGCCGGGAATCCGCCGAGACGATTTCGGCGTTCAGGCGCTCGGCCAGGGCCAGCGAAAGGGCCGTTTTCCCCACGGCGGTCGGCCCCACCAACACCAACAACGGGCGCCGGGGGTGCCCCGGCGCGGAAGCTACCCCACGCGACGATGGCTGCTGTTGCCTCATAAGCCAAGCACATCCTCGTAATGTCGAATTTGCACAGTCTCGCGCCCGGGCTGCACCAACACGGCGATTACATCCACCCGCCAGACCGCGCCCACATTGGGATGGTCGCCCAGCCAGGCCTGGGCCGCGGCGGCCAGATGCCGCAACTTGCGCCCGGTGACACCCTCCTCCGGCCAACCGAAGGCCAGAGAGGTGCGCGTCTTCACCTCGACGAAAACTACCTCGTCGCCCTGTTGAGCGATGAGGTCCAGTTCGCCGTAGGGGGTACGTACATTACGGGCCAGGATGCGGTAACCCCGCGCCGCCAGATAGCGCGCGGCCACCTTTTCGCCCCACCGCCCCCGACGCTGCAGCCGGTTCATTCGGTGAATTCCCGCCAGCGTTCCAGAAAGTCGCGCCACCGTTTGGTGCTCTGCGCCTGCCAGGCCTCCGGGTCCCGCCGGGCCTGATCGACCAGGTGCCGGTAGTGTGCGACCAGTTTCCGGGTGGTGTGGCGCACATCGTAGCGCCAGGAAGCCTGCCGGGCCGCCTGCCCCATGCGGCGACGCAGGTCAGCGTTGCCCACCAGGGCGCCCAGCGCCACGGCAAAAGCGGTGACCTCGTCCTCGGTGAGCAGGCCGGTAACGCCTGATTCCACGGTGTCCCCCACGCCTGGGGAGTGGACCCCCACCACGGGCAACCCAGCCGCCATAGCCTCGATCACCGAGAGCGGATGCACCTCGGTCACCGAGGCGGTGGCGAACAGGTCGGCCGCGGCCAGATAGCGAGGCACCTCTTCGTAGGGCTTCTGCCCCACAAAAGTCACCCGCCCGGCCAGCCCCAGTTCGCGGGTCTGGGCCACCAGGTCTTCCCGGATAGGGCCGTCGCCCACCAGCACCAGGTGGGCCTGGGGGTAAACCATGGCCACGCCCCGAAAGGCGCGCAGCAGGAAGACCAGGTTCTTCTCCGGGCCCAGGCGGCCGACATACATCACCACCACCTGCTCCTCGGTCAGGCCGAGCGCCTCCCGGGGGAGGGGTTCAGGGGGGGACTCAAAGCGCCGCAGGTCCACGCCGTTGGGCACCAGAGCCACCCGGCTCATCTCTACCCCGATGCGTTCCAGCAGTTGATACACCCCTTTCGATGGCGCCACCACCAGATCCACCGCCCGGCTCAGGGAAGGCAGATAAGCTTTGAGCATCAACTCCCCTACCCCATCGGGCAGGATGGGCAGGTAGGCCTGCAAGTACAGGTCGTAGCGGGTGTGATTGGTGAACACCACCGGGATCCCATGCGGGCGGGCGTATCGTAGGCCCAGGCGGGCGCTGATGAAAGGATGATGCGCATGCACGACATCCATGGTGCGCAGCACCTGTTGGGCCTCTTTGGAATAGGTGAGACTGAGATGCATGCCCTCGACGAACATCTCCAACGGCACCCCAGGCGAGCGGACCACCCCCGGTTCGTCCTCCTGGCGCGCCTCGCCGAAGGTGAAGATGAAAGTCTCGTGCCCCATATCTTCCAGAGTACGCTTGAGCAGGGCCACATGATTGGTCACGCCGCTGAGGTGGGGCTTGTACATATCCACCAGCATGCCGATGCGCATCCTTTGCTCCTCGAGCGGAGATGGTTTCATTATACCGTGAGGCAGGAGGGGCAATGGTAAAATGAAGGCATGGATGCCCGATTCCGCCCCTCTCCCGACACCGGACACCTGAGCGTGTTCACCGCCTCCCTGGCTTTGGCGCTGCTGCTGGCACGCCTGGTGCGTTTGCCCCTGCGTTGGGAAACGGCCCTCAACCTGCCCGGCCTGTATGTGCCGGTGAAAGTGACCACGGCCGGTGTTTCGGCGGTGCTCATCGCGGCGCTTTGCCTGGGCGGCACCCTGGGGATGCTCAGCCGCCACCCCACGGTGCGTCGGGAACAGCCGCCGTTGCTCTCGCTAGTTCCCCATGCAGTATTGCCTATGGTGGCAGCCTGGGGTCTGGAAATCCTGCTCCAACGCCTGCCCCTGGGCCTCGCCTGGCTGCTGGCCTTCGGTGTGGGGATGGCCTTCCTGATGGCCGTGCTGCTGGCCGAATTCACCGTGGCCGACCCGAACGATGTTCGCTATCCCTGGGCGGCCACCACGGTGAACGTGCTGGGATATCTGACGCTTTTCGTGCTGGCCTACAGCCTGCACGCTGCCGCATGGCGGTTGGTGTATGCCCTGCCCATACTGGGGCTGGCTGTGACTCTGGTAGCCTTGCGGGCGCTGCGCCTGAAATTTCCCGAGCGCTGGCTGCCCATCGAGGCCCTTTTGGTGGCGCTGGTCACCCTGCATCCGGCGGCGGCCTGGCGCTACTTTCCGCTTCCTTCGGTGCCCTATGCCATCCTGGTCGTCGCCGTGGCCTACGCAGCGACGCTGTTTGTCGCCAATGTGCTGGAAGGCCAGCCGGTTCGCGAGGCGCTGAGCGAACCCTTGCTGGCCCTGACGCTTCTGGCTGTGGTTTCGGTATGGACCTGGTAACCCCTGAGCGAGGGCTTTTGCTCCGCCGAGAAGATTATCAGGCCATGGCCGACCATGTGGCCCGGGAGGCGCCCATCGAGGCCTGTGGCCTGGTGGCCGGCCAGGGGCGACGGAGTTGCGGCGTCTTTCCCGTGCCCAACCTGTTGCAAAGCCCCACGCGATTTCGCATGGAGCCGGAAGCCCAATGGCGGGCGATGAAGACCATGCTGGACCAAGGACTAGACATCCTGGCCATTTACCATAGCCACCCGTCAGGGCCACCGCGTCCTTCGGCGGTGGACGAACGGGAAATGGCCTACCCCAACGCTGTCTATCTCATCTGGGCTCCACTGGGGGCGGTCTGGATCTGTCGGGCTTTCCGCTGGACCTCTCAGGGCTTTACCGAGGCCCCTTTGCATGTGGCGTAACCATCCGTGCCTCGGTGTGTTCTGATAAACGGCACGCAGCCTACATCGCTTTGCCGGAGGAAATCGGTATGCAACCCTACCTTGAGGCCATAGGATTGCTTTTCGTCGCCTACCTGTTAGGCTCCATTCCTTTTGGCTATGTCATCGTCAAAGTCACTCGTGGCGAGGATGTGCGGCGCATCCAGAGCGGGCGCACCGGCGGCACTAACACGATGCGCGCAGCGGGTTTTTGGGCAGGCTTGATCACCGCTATCTTGGACATCACCAAAGGTGCGCTGTCGGTCTGGCTTGCACGGGCCGTCTTCCCCGGGAATCCATGGATGCACATTCTGGCGCCGGTGATGGTCATCATCGGGCACAACTATTCCCTGGTTCTGGCCGAACGGGGCGAAGAAGGGAAACTGCGCTTTTTCGGCGGAGCCGGTGGTACCCCCTGCGTAGGCGGCTCGGTGGGGCTTTGGCCCCCCATGCTGTTCATCCTGCCCCCCTTGGGGGCGTTGGTGCTTTTCGGCATCGGCTATGCATCGGTGGCCACAATGAGCATGGCTTTCCTCTCAACGGTCATCTTTGCTTATCGGGCCTACCTGGGGCTCTCCCCCTGGCCCTATGCCGTTTACGGGTTGCTCTCCCTGGCCCTGATCATGTGGGCTTTGCGCCCAAACATCCGTCGTCTGCTCAACGGCACCGAACGCCTGGTCGGCTGGCGTGCAAAACGGCGCCAGCAGCGGAGCGAATGATAAACAGAAAAGCGGGGTTTGACGCCCCGCTTTATTGGTTCACCAAGGACAGGGTGGATGCACAATCGTCTGGGTGGTCGCCGCCGTGATGGGGATTTTGCCGCCCGGGATAAGCATGGAGGTCAAAGGGAACAACATGGGCACCTCCATCGTCGCCCGCACCTCAATGCCGTCGCCCGCGCAGTCCCGGCCAATGAACCGGATCTCCAGATGAACAACATCCGGGTCCAAAAAACCGCCCGCATTCTCCAAGGCGCGTGCCTGAACCCCTTGCGTGTCGTAAGGGAAAACCGCGCCGTAGGCGGCTCCTTCCTGAACGGCGTCGTTGAGCACGGCGTAATAGGCCAGGGCGCGACCCACATCCAACACGCCGCCGATCAACATGAGCAGAAAGACCAGAAACAGGGCGAATTCGACCCGGTCCGTCATCGATGCGTCTCACCCTCCCCGCTCGTGGTGAGGCGGCGGGCTCATGTTTTGGCTTCGGAGGCAGGTTTTGCCCGGCGTGCCATCCAATCCATGATGGGGTAAATGGCGCTGCCCACCAATCGTCGGGCCAGCCAGAGCCAGCGTGCCTCGCCAGGCAGAATGAGGAACCTGCCTTTGGCGGCATCGCGCAAAGTCACCCGGGCCACCTCCTCAGGGGTAAGCAAACCCGCGGTGGAGGCCAGCGCCTTCAATTCCGGAGGTT belongs to Anaerolineae bacterium and includes:
- a CDS encoding YraN family protein; this translates as MNRLQRRGRWGEKVAARYLAARGYRILARNVRTPYGELDLIAQQGDEVVFVEVKTRTSLAFGWPEEGVTGRKLRHLAAAAQAWLGDHPNVGAVWRVDVIAVLVQPGRETVQIRHYEDVLGL
- a CDS encoding glycosyltransferase family 4 protein, which produces MRIGMLVDMYKPHLSGVTNHVALLKRTLEDMGHETFIFTFGEARQEDEPGVVRSPGVPLEMFVEGMHLSLTYSKEAQQVLRTMDVVHAHHPFISARLGLRYARPHGIPVVFTNHTRYDLYLQAYLPILPDGVGELMLKAYLPSLSRAVDLVVAPSKGVYQLLERIGVEMSRVALVPNGVDLRRFESPPEPLPREALGLTEEQVVVMYVGRLGPEKNLVFLLRAFRGVAMVYPQAHLVLVGDGPIREDLVAQTRELGLAGRVTFVGQKPYEEVPRYLAAADLFATASVTEVHPLSVIEAMAAGLPVVGVHSPGVGDTVESGVTGLLTEDEVTAFAVALGALVGNADLRRRMGQAARQASWRYDVRHTTRKLVAHYRHLVDQARRDPEAWQAQSTKRWRDFLERWREFTE
- a CDS encoding M67 family metallopeptidase, which produces MDLVTPERGLLLRREDYQAMADHVAREAPIEACGLVAGQGRRSCGVFPVPNLLQSPTRFRMEPEAQWRAMKTMLDQGLDILAIYHSHPSGPPRPSAVDEREMAYPNAVYLIWAPLGAVWICRAFRWTSQGFTEAPLHVA
- a CDS encoding glycerol-3-phosphate acyltransferase — its product is MQPYLEAIGLLFVAYLLGSIPFGYVIVKVTRGEDVRRIQSGRTGGTNTMRAAGFWAGLITAILDITKGALSVWLARAVFPGNPWMHILAPVMVIIGHNYSLVLAERGEEGKLRFFGGAGGTPCVGGSVGLWPPMLFILPPLGALVLFGIGYASVATMSMAFLSTVIFAYRAYLGLSPWPYAVYGLLSLALIMWALRPNIRRLLNGTERLVGWRAKRRQQRSE
- a CDS encoding pilus assembly protein; amino-acid sequence: MTDRVEFALFLVFLLMLIGGVLDVGRALAYYAVLNDAVQEGAAYGAVFPYDTQGVQARALENAGGFLDPDVVHLEIRFIGRDCAGDGIEVRATMEVPMLFPLTSMLIPGGKIPITAATTQTIVHPPCPW